The genomic region TCGTGGCAAATCATGGACTGCTCCAGTCGCGCTCAACGAAATCCAGCTCAAGTCCTTCGATTGGATCTCAAATAGATTGAAGAAAACAAAGATTGGTTAACGTGGTTACATAATCCTAGTGTGTATATTTAGTCATAGACTAGTGCTTCGAGATTTTTGATTCGGTTTGCTTCCTTTGCAAACTGATATATGTATGTATGATCTAAACATTGTACCATATTGAGCTATCTAAtatatcttgcttttcaaaaaaaaaaataaggacCATATCACTTGTATTATTCATCTTCAATTAGGGACCAGAAGTTGTACGTAGTCATTTCATCTTGAATACTTTGATTATTTATGTGATTTGGATATGAATGCCAAGGGTACAGCTCATCTTTTTGGATTCAGTTGATCTccatttttacttttattttttgcCAAAGTTATCTGTTAAACACTAAGCATGATTATATTCATGAAGTATGATACATTGTCTCAAGCCTATTCTAAAGCCTCTTAAATTCCAGGTTAAAAGATGGAAGGGGTGAATCACTTTATCCCAGATCATCGTTTTCCGTTAACTGCACCGGTAATACTTGTTgttttccatttttatattttctcttTAAACATTTCTCCATCTATAATTTGAACCCAAATGGTTCATCCAATGCAGGAGATGCATGCAAAGGGGACGTAGTTTTGTTCAGACAGAAAGTACACAATAAGCAAACAAAGGTAGTTGGCAAAAGAACTGTTGCTGGGAAGATAATTAAAGAAAGTTATGGTGCCTCAAAACAACAACACACATTCACGGTTAGGgacactatattaatattttaaatttatgCATCACAATTTTGTATTGTTACTTAATTCATGTACATGTAATGGTTTACTTATCTTCAAGATTGAAGTCTTTTGGAGCAAACCATCTAGAAACCTCCCTTCACTTTCAACTTTGCTTGTAAAAGGTCGAAATCTGTACAAGTTTGGTACTTTCAGACAGGTAACGATATATTGATACAGTAATAATTGTTTGGAAAcaatcaaggttgtaaaagtcgcgagtctagGACGAGTCGGTCGGGACCTTGGAGGGACGAGACAGGGACTAGTCAagtgttgaccaacgttgacttttggtaataagtaaataaatatattattacaaataaatatgtcAAACATAGAATATAATATTTCCAAACATAGATATATGGCACAAACTCtgattttaaaaattataaattttttgacctaactttgactttgaccgactcagaCCCAAATCGACCAGAATTTGACCGATTTTGCGTTGACTTACTTTTAAGGCGATTTTGGGCATCTCGGGACGGGCTAGTCTCCAAACCGACACATCGGCCGGCTTTTACAACAGTGGAAACAATGATACTTTTGTTATGTGGTATGTTGACTAAGAAGTATCTTGTCTATATTTTATATGTTTTTTAGCCTTGGAATAACGAAAGAGATAGATCAAAGGTTCTCGGAGAGAAACACACTCGAGGGGAAGAAGCTAGGAATAAACGAAAACTGAGGAGGACCGATATTCCTTTCAAGAAAGATAAAGGTATGAGTGACATTCACTTAAGTTTAAAATTAATCATATATTGGTTCACAATTTTGTGCCAAAATTTGTCTTGCCATTTCAAATTGCAGTGTCCTTTTTCTATCTTGCTATTATGAAAGCTAAGTACAACAATTTGAAAAGTTGATTACATGTTTGTTCAGGTGCAAAGCGTCAAAAGTTTTCTCATGGAGGACCATCTCAAAGTAAACATCAATCTCGAACAGATAAACACAAGTCATCAATACGAGGTGCAGCCCCTGCAAAGAAGAATACCACAGCTTATAATAATGCTTCACGGTTTCGAAAGACGGAATTAAAAAGGTCAATACGACCAATCGTTCACTCATACCCAAATCGTTCTGTATATTCTGACCATCACCTACAAGAAGCACCATTACCATCATCATCACTCTTTCCTTATGACACAGCTGCACTGCCTAGTTTTATACCTTTTGGGAATGGGAATTCGGGTTACAGTCGTTACAACAATAAAGCACCTCAAGCTAATAATGCATTCAGTCAACCACCTCGTGACTATTATTACAACTATGAACGACCCTTTCCTAGGTATCGGTTTGGGTGATTTTTAAAAGGTGGATTATCTATGCACTAACTATTTTACCACTCATTTTTAACCGAAGAAGCTGATCATCTTATGAACACAATTTCGTATCTGCAAACAAGTGACGTGATACAAATATGAATATGGGATTGCTTTCTTTCTAGTATTTTGAATTTGAAAGGATATACATAATACGCTACATATGAATATATGATCTTTTTCTAGCTGTATGCCTCCTGTTTAAGTGTGTAGAAATGGAGTTCTGTTGCATCACGGATGTGAAACTTATGTCAATGAACGTCTATCTTTGATTAAAATTGTATCATGTGAAAACCATATTTTGCTGCATGACCATTTTTTCCTTAATAGTGGTTGTATGAATCTAACTGCTATCTGGTTTTGTAACCTTTATGTTTATACTTGTATATATGAAGAAATAGATGCATCACTTTGAATTGTCGATTAATCGACATACATGGCTTAGAACTAATTGTACATTATCTAATGGATATTTCCGTTCTAGTACTCTATTCGAGAGTTATCAATATTTATCAAATCCGTTCCTATCAATCAAGGGAATTATGGTGGCTTAGTGACGAGGTTCAAACAAATGTCGTGGTTAAACAAGTGAGGTTTAGGGCTCATCACGCTCTGGAAGGGGACACTTGTATATAGAACTAGAGTAGAAGAAATATAAAGAATTAAAAAAAGCGAAGGCTTTTGAGCATGCTAAAGATAACGCGTACGAAGATTTGTACAAGAATGTGGATTTTAAAGATGGTGCAAATGATATTTATAAGATAGTCAAAGCTAGAGAGCGAGGGAGATGATCTATATAACATCAAATTTATTAAGGATGAAAGGGGTCAAAGCATAGTAAAAGAAGACAAAATTAGCAAAAGATGTAGAGAGTAATTCTTCTCTTTTTATTGGGGGAAGACTCGGGAGAAGTGGGGAACAAGAGGACATTGATATAGGACTTACATTATAATAATTGTTTTGCATGAAGGTTGATCAGAAGGAAGAGAGATTGGCTATAGAAAAGATGGAAAAATTAAAGCAGTAAGACCAGATCAGATTCCCATTTAGGCGTGGTGGTGCCTTAGTGATTATGGGGTTAGGTTAGACTTGAAAAAAGCTTATGATAATATCATCGATTTGAAAGACCTTTTTGATGGTAAAATTATCCCACATAGATATATCATTGCTGTTagatattgtataaaataaaaaaaataagagatACACTTCATCTACctaaaataaaatttttaatataacAAAATTTTAACAAAGTAAGAAGTTACATGTTATTAACTAACAACTAAtcaaatttaattattatatttctcTTTTTTACCCTCTTCTTTCTAATattaactagtccggaccggcccgcgcgttgcaGCGGGGGCTTTCgagctgcgtattcatatttaacgtagcgttgtgtatttacatagGGGAACACGGCTcatgtgttaagcgttttttaaaaaagtatccgtttcgaacatagttagttttgttttgttcaataaattttttcgagtgtaacggtgttgtcgggaaaatttaactcgcggcgaacagaaagatacgggatgtcgttgtgtttagcgtttttttaaaaagtgtccgtttcgcgtatagttagtcccgttgggttcgtaagatattttcgagttgaacggtggtctctaaaaaatttaactcgcgtcgaGCGAGACGATAGGactcgttataaattcgggtgggattagtttattttattttaaaaaaattatatatattaatactttttacTCCTGAAAAAGTGTGAATTTGAGGGGCCAttgtgtaaatatagccgaagttgagggaccgtttgtaatgtgaacgtaaactcaaaacgacaatccgatataacaacccgaaaatttccgactaaatttaaacctaaactCGAcaaattcctgacgattcacgaacagttatttgtaaataataatacattagtattaattaatattattaatataatatttaacaatattatcaatatcattatcatttacaattatcattatcaatattatcatttttattattatgaatttgattattattattagtattattattactaatattattattagtattattattaatatttaacatgaacattaatataatgaaatatcattattattaatatcaatattattattatcataaaaataatacaatcttttattattatcattaataatactattattatcacttttattatcattattattatcattaaaatcattattaatataattattattaatattattattaattattaattattaattgtattattattattagtattttttacaATACAGATAAAAAAAAACGAGACACATACCTAATTTGAAATCTGCTTTTCCATTTTTTATTTTCATGATCTGTTTTTCAATATTTAATCCAACATGATATCTGGTTCCAATTTGTTTATCTCCGTCGTGatacaactttttatatttttttaatttttgctGCCTGCTCAATTAGAAGTTCGAACTCATTTATACAAAACAATTGTGATCAATTATTGTGATGGAATCAAACAATTACACTATATAATGAGTCTGTTACTGCCAtttgaaaattaaaaacagaaatccaAAGAAATCAACCCAGGTTCCCCTGTCGTGAAGTGTTTTAATCCACAGTTCAAATTCGAATCAAtcttcaaaaactataaatgcaagattgttaggaatcctctaaacAAGCTTTCTGAAAAATCTAAGCTTCCAATTCTTCTTTATcatttcgaattttcgagtcaaaggttttaaataaaaagtcaaccattttgttcttcgtgaaattcgtgATTTTTGTTATGTTTCATGTTAAATTGACGAGTCATAAAGTTACTAGGAGTCATTTACCACTTATTTAATGAAGGAATCATAAGCTAAAACGGTCTAGATTTCAAAATCAAGAATTGAGTTCATGTTTGTGTTACGCGACTGCTCCAGCTTCTGCTTcgattctatatt from Rutidosis leptorrhynchoides isolate AG116_Rl617_1_P2 chromosome 9, CSIRO_AGI_Rlap_v1, whole genome shotgun sequence harbors:
- the LOC139867236 gene encoding uncharacterized protein isoform X2, with the protein product MKSPVVVISSSDEDYGDHDGNSDEEVEELESIESDDDDDDDDDDDDDDDDVDYDCDYDDDDDDNEQEEIDVESNDDVNVHSNCHDDRGVPHQYQGSDDLSLNECKEYLRKHGLRLSGTKEECLQRIKEHKRLKDGRGESLYPRSSFSVNCTGDACKGDVVLFRQKVHNKQTKVVGKRTVAGKIIKESYGASKQQHTFTIEVFWSKPSRNLPSLSTLLVKGRNLYKFGTFRQPWNNERDRSKVLGEKHTRGEEARNKRKLRRTDIPFKKDKGAKRQKFSHGGPSQSKHQSRTDKHKSSIRGAAPAKKNTTAYNNASRFRKTELKRSIRPIVHSYPNRSVYSDHHLQEAPLPSSSLFPYDTAALPSFIPFGNGNSGYSRYNNKAPQANNAFSQPPRDYYYNYERPFPRYRFG
- the LOC139867236 gene encoding uncharacterized protein isoform X1 → MKSPVVVISSSDEDYGDHDGNSDEEVEELESIESDDDDDDDDDDDDDDDDVDYDCDYDDDDDDNEQEEIDVESNDDVNVHSNCHDDRGVPHQYQVFSGSDDLSLNECKEYLRKHGLRLSGTKEECLQRIKEHKRLKDGRGESLYPRSSFSVNCTGDACKGDVVLFRQKVHNKQTKVVGKRTVAGKIIKESYGASKQQHTFTIEVFWSKPSRNLPSLSTLLVKGRNLYKFGTFRQPWNNERDRSKVLGEKHTRGEEARNKRKLRRTDIPFKKDKGAKRQKFSHGGPSQSKHQSRTDKHKSSIRGAAPAKKNTTAYNNASRFRKTELKRSIRPIVHSYPNRSVYSDHHLQEAPLPSSSLFPYDTAALPSFIPFGNGNSGYSRYNNKAPQANNAFSQPPRDYYYNYERPFPRYRFG